GAGCACCCGCTTCGATAAACATTGGATAAACCGTACAACCATCTGTGACGTAAAAGAAACACTGCCAACACCTGACGGTGTGCCATAAAGACTTGAAGGTTTGGGCGCTGCGATCGCGCAGCGTCGCCTTCGGCGAATCACCGATGGTCCAGGCCACAATCCCTGGCCTAAAGTGATTGACAGCCGTCCAAATCCAAACTTTGTTGCCTTTGTTGCCAATAAAGGTTTGCACTTCATCCAACTCTGTCACTTCTGGAATTTCTTCGGCCTCTGGCGCATCGGGCAATCGATGGCCAGCTGCTCGAATCCAGTTCATCAAGGTTGTATGATCAATCTCACTGACCCGTTCGATGCCCCGCAGTCCCATGCCGTT
Above is a genomic segment from Microcoleus sp. FACHB-68 containing:
- a CDS encoding IS1 family transposase, coding for MKCPQCHSSQTAKNGDRRGRQCYKCKHCTRQFLESYRQWAYSPQVKQLCIKMYLNGMGLRGIERVSEIDHTTLMNWIRAAGHRLPDAPEAEEIPEVTELDEVQTFIGNKGNKVWIWTAVNHFRPGIVAWTIGDSPKATLRDRSAQTFKSLWHTVRCWQCFFYVTDGCTVYPMFIEAGAHLVSKTYMTRVEGENTRLRHYIARLHRKTLCYSKSLEMLKCSLRLLLHYLNYRVVPLFA